In Arachis stenosperma cultivar V10309 chromosome 1, arast.V10309.gnm1.PFL2, whole genome shotgun sequence, one DNA window encodes the following:
- the LOC130936187 gene encoding abscisic acid 8'-hydroxylase CYP707A2-like produces the protein MELTTMLYFLASSFFFILLFKFFSSPKRGRELPLPPGSMGWPYIGETFQMYSQDPNVFFSTKIKRYGSIFKSHILGCPCVMISSSEDAKFVLNKAQLFKPTFPASKERMLGKQAIFFHQGEYHANLRRLVLRTVMPEAIKNIVKDIESIAVHALQSCQGKPITAFLEFKTYTFNVALLSIFGKDEVKYREDLKKCYYTLEKGYNSMPINIPGTLFHKAMKARKEIAEIVARIMATRREKKEESYNDLLGSFMAEKAGLSDEQITDNIIGVIFAARDTTASVLTWIVKYLGENPTVLEAVTEEQESIVKRKEKNGEEIGLNWEDTKKMPMTSRVIQETLRVASILSFTFREAVEDVEYQGYLIPKGWKVLPLFRNIHHSPDNFKEPEKFDPSRFEVAPKPNSFMPFGNGVHACPGNELAKLEMLVLLHHLTTKYRWTVVGDKNGIQYGPFALPLNGLPLNLYPKYQ, from the exons ATGGAACTCACCACCATGCTTTACTTCCTTgcctcctctttcttcttcattcttctcttcAAATTCTTCTCTTCTCCCAAGAGAGGCAGAGAATTGCCACTCCCTCCTGGCTCCATGGGTTGGCCTTACATAGGAGAAACCTTCCAAATGTACTCTCAAGACCCAAATGTCTTCTTTTCCACTAAAATCAAGAG GTATGGTTCTATATTCAAGTCCCACATTTTGGGATGTCCATGTGTTATGATATCAAGCTCAGAAGATGCAAAATTTGTGCTGAACAAAGCACAATTGTTCAAGCCAACATTCCCAGCCAGCAAAGAGAGGATGTTGGGAAAGCAGGCCATATTCTTCCACCAAGGAGAGTACCATGCCAACCTCAGGAGGCTCGTCCTCCGCACCGTCATGCCCGAAGCCATCAAGAACATCGTCAAAGACATCGAGTCTATTGCCGTCCATGCCCTTCAATCCTGCCAAGGAAAACCCATCACCGCTTTCCTCGAATTCAAAACC TACACATTCAACGTTGCACTGCTTTCAATTTTTGGAAAAGACGAGGTTAAGTACAGAGAAGATTTGAAAAAGTGCTACTACACTTTGGAGAAAGGATACAACTCAATGCCGATAAATATTCCTGGAACACTGTTCCACAAGGCCATGAAGGCAAGAAAGGAAATCGCTGAGATAGTTGCGAGAATCATGGCAACAaggagagaaaagaaagaagagagttaCAATGATTTGCTGGGTTCGTTCATGGCCGAGAAAGCAGGACTCAGCGATGAACAAATAACAGATAACATCATTGGTGTCATTTTCGCTGCTCGTGACACCACTGCCTCTGTGCTGACGTGGATTGTTAAATACCTCGGTGAAAATCCAACTGTACTGGAAGCAGTAACT GAAGAGCAGGAATCTATAGTGAAGAGGAAGGAGAAAAATGGTGAAGAGATAGGATTGAATTGGGAAGATACAAAGAAGATGCCAATGACTTCAAGGGTGATTCAAGAGACTCTAAGGGTTGCTTCAATATTGTCCTTTACTTTCAGAGAAGCAGTTGAAGATGTTGAGTATCAAG GGTATCTTATACCAAAAGGGTGGAAAGTATTGCCACTTTTCAGAAACATACACCATAGCCCTGACAACTTCAAAGAGCCAGAAAAGTTTGATCCTTCAAGATTTGAG gTGGCTCCCAAACCCAATAGCTTCATGCCATTTGGCAATGGGGTTCATGCATGCCCTGGCAATGAATTAGCTAAGTTGGAGATGCTGGTGCTTCTACATCATCTCACCACAAAATACAG GTGGACTGTGGTAGGTGACAAAAATGGGATCCAATATGGCCCTTTTGCCCTTCCCTTAAATGGGTTGCCCCTAAACTTATACCCAAAATATCAATAA